Proteins co-encoded in one Melanotaenia boesemani isolate fMelBoe1 chromosome 23, fMelBoe1.pri, whole genome shotgun sequence genomic window:
- the ints13 gene encoding integrator complex subunit 13 isoform X3 gives MKMFSVAHKSVFVVDHCPYMAESSRQQVECDVLTKSRAQGVIPLAPVSKSLWTCAVECSMEYCRILFDIYPKDKLVNYIVSDSEFHILNSWRREDQSTHELMSALAAVGPPNPHEEPECCSIVHGLEAAVESLCKITELQHERRTALMDTAERVANRGRIVCLTNAKSDTHVRMLEDCIQETILEKNKLAAGSDRLMAIQQCELVLVHIYPQGEDTLVSDRPKKEVSPLLTSEVHSVRAGRHLASKLNILVQQHFDLASTTITNIPMKEEQHANTSANYDVELLHHRDAHLEFFKSGDLHMAGSSTRENGLKETMTLKWCTPRTNNIELHYCTGAYRISPTDVNSRPSSCLTNFLLNGRSVLLEQPRKSGSKVISHMLSSHGGEIFLHVLNSNRSILEDPPSISEGCGGRVTDYRITDFGEFMRENRLTPVSESSHDPSGKLPVERAKAQLERYTRYWPMIISQTTIFNMQAVVPLANLIVKETLTEEDVLTCQKTVYNLVDMERKNDPLPISTVGSRGKGPKRDEQYRIMWNELETLVKTHSGATDRHQRVLDCIIACRSKPPEEEERKKRGRKREDREDRTEKNGSKETEDKSWQDSERLKGLLEKEEQESEVIKDSPDSPEPLNKKPRLIVEEVQPPERAKGSGPVSLLSMWTNRITAANSRKHQQFVGRASSVNSKFELYQHLKDENGMDVHENGKVSR, from the exons ATGAAGATGTTCTCGGTGGCACACAAGTCTGTTTTTGTAGTGGACCACTGTCCCTACATGGCAGAATCCAGTCGTCAACAGGTGGAGTGTGATGTGTTGACAAAGAGCCGAGCACAAGGGGTTATTCCTTTGGCGCCTGTCTCTAAATCCCTGTGGACTTGTGCAGTGGAGTGCTCCATGGAGTACTGCCGGATCCTCTTCGACATTTACCCAAAGGACAAACTG GTTAATTACATTGTGAGTGACTCAGAATTTCACATATTGAACAGCTGGAGAAGGGAAGATCAGAGTACTCATGAG CTGATGTCAGCTCTGGCAGCTGTTGGGCCACCAAACCCACATGAGGAACCAGAATGTTGCAGCATCGTGCATGGACTAGAAGCTGCAGTGGAGTCCTTGTGCAAGATCACAGAATTGCAGCATGAGAGACGCACCGCTCTGATGGACACGGCTGAGAGAGTTGCCAATAGAGGCCGAATTGTCTGCTTAACCAATGCAAAAAG TGATACTCATGTGCGAATGTTGGAAGACTGCATCCAGGAAACAATTTTAGAGAAAAACAAGCTAGCAGCAGGTTCAGACAG GCTGATGGCCATCCAGCAGTGtgagctggttctggttcaCATCTACCCGCAAGGTGAGGACACGCTGGTGTCTGACCGTCCCAAGAAAGAG GTCTCTCCTCTACTCACCAGTGAGGTTCACAGTGTTCGAGCTGGGAGGCACTTGGCCTCAAAACTCAACATTTTGGTCCAGCAGCACTTTGACTTGGCTTCCACCACTATAACAAACATCCCcatgaag GAAGAGCAGCATGCCAACACGTCAGCTAATTACGACGTAGAGCTCCTGCATCACAGAGACGCTCATCTGGAGTTCTTTAAAAGTG GAGACTTGCACATGGCTGGCAGCAGCACTCGAGAAAACGGACTGAAAGAGACAATGACGCTGAAATGGTGCACCCCAAGAACAAACAACATAG aGCTACATTACTGCACAGGAGCATATCGCATCTCCCCAACAGACGTAAACAGTCGACCCTCGTCATGTTTAACCAACTTTCTTCTGAACG GTCGATCGGTGCTGCTGGAGCAGCCAAGGAAGTCGGGGTCAAAGGTCATCAGTCATATGCTCAGCAGCCATGGTGGTGAGATCTTCCTACATGTGCTCAACAGCAACCGCTCCATCTTAGAGGACCCGCCCTCCATTAGTGAGGGCTGCGGAGGCCGAGTGACAGACTACAGAATCACT GATTTTGGTGAATTTATGAGGGAAAACCGGCTGACTCCTGTTTCAGAGTCTTCCCATGATCCCTCTGGAAAGCTGCCAGTTGAGAGAGCCAAAGCTCAGCTGGAACGTTACACCAGATACTGGCCGATGATCATTTCCCAGACCACTATCTTCAACATGCAGGCG GTTGTTCCTCTTGCAAACCTGATAGTGAAAGAGACTCTCACTGAAGAGGACGTTCTGACCTGCCAGAAAACCGTCTACAACCTGGTGGATATGGAGAGGAAGAACGACCCACTCCCCATTTCCACAGTGGGATCCAGAGGCAAAGGTCCCAAAAG GGATGAACAGTACCGTATAATGTGGAATGAGCTGGAAACATTGGTGAAAACTCACTCCGGCGCCACAGACAGACACCAGCGAGTGCTGGACTGCATCATTGCCTGTCGCAGCAAACctccagaggaggaggaaaggaagaagagagggaggaagagggaagATAGAGAGGACAGGACAGAGAAAAATGGCAGCAAAGAGACAGAAGACAAAAGCTGGCAGGACTCCGAGAG ACTAAAAGGTTTGCTGGAGAAGGAAGAACAGGAGTCAGAGGTGATCAAAGATTCCCCGGACTCACCGGAGCCGCTCAACAAGAAGCCCCGCCTGATCGTGGAGGAGGTTCAACCTCCAGAGAGAGCAAAAGGTTCAG gtCCCGTCTccctcctctcaatgtggaccAATCGAATCACTGCAGCCAATTCCAGGAAGCACCAACAGTTTGTTGGACGTGCGAGCTCCGTTAACAGCAAGTTTGAGTTGTACCAGCATCTCAAAGACGAGAATGG GATGGATGTTCATGAGAATGGGAAGGTCTCCAGATGA
- the ints13 gene encoding integrator complex subunit 13 isoform X1: MKMFSVAHKSVFVVDHCPYMAESSRQQVECDVLTKSRAQGVIPLAPVSKSLWTCAVECSMEYCRILFDIYPKDKLVNYIVSDSEFHILNSWRREDQSTHELMSALAAVGPPNPHEEPECCSIVHGLEAAVESLCKITELQHERRTALMDTAERVANRGRIVCLTNAKSDTHVRMLEDCIQETILEKNKLAAGSDRLMAIQQCELVLVHIYPQGEDTLVSDRPKKEVSPLLTSEVHSVRAGRHLASKLNILVQQHFDLASTTITNIPMKPTLNVCEQEEQHANTSANYDVELLHHRDAHLEFFKSGDLHMAGSSTRENGLKETMTLKWCTPRTNNIELHYCTGAYRISPTDVNSRPSSCLTNFLLNGRSVLLEQPRKSGSKVISHMLSSHGGEIFLHVLNSNRSILEDPPSISEGCGGRVTDYRITDFGEFMRENRLTPVSESSHDPSGKLPVERAKAQLERYTRYWPMIISQTTIFNMQAVVPLANLIVKETLTEEDVLTCQKTVYNLVDMERKNDPLPISTVGSRGKGPKRDEQYRIMWNELETLVKTHSGATDRHQRVLDCIIACRSKPPEEEERKKRGRKREDREDRTEKNGSKETEDKSWQDSERLKGLLEKEEQESEVIKDSPDSPEPLNKKPRLIVEEVQPPERAKGSGPVSLLSMWTNRITAANSRKHQQFVGRASSVNSKFELYQHLKDENGMDVHENGKVSR; encoded by the exons ATGAAGATGTTCTCGGTGGCACACAAGTCTGTTTTTGTAGTGGACCACTGTCCCTACATGGCAGAATCCAGTCGTCAACAGGTGGAGTGTGATGTGTTGACAAAGAGCCGAGCACAAGGGGTTATTCCTTTGGCGCCTGTCTCTAAATCCCTGTGGACTTGTGCAGTGGAGTGCTCCATGGAGTACTGCCGGATCCTCTTCGACATTTACCCAAAGGACAAACTG GTTAATTACATTGTGAGTGACTCAGAATTTCACATATTGAACAGCTGGAGAAGGGAAGATCAGAGTACTCATGAG CTGATGTCAGCTCTGGCAGCTGTTGGGCCACCAAACCCACATGAGGAACCAGAATGTTGCAGCATCGTGCATGGACTAGAAGCTGCAGTGGAGTCCTTGTGCAAGATCACAGAATTGCAGCATGAGAGACGCACCGCTCTGATGGACACGGCTGAGAGAGTTGCCAATAGAGGCCGAATTGTCTGCTTAACCAATGCAAAAAG TGATACTCATGTGCGAATGTTGGAAGACTGCATCCAGGAAACAATTTTAGAGAAAAACAAGCTAGCAGCAGGTTCAGACAG GCTGATGGCCATCCAGCAGTGtgagctggttctggttcaCATCTACCCGCAAGGTGAGGACACGCTGGTGTCTGACCGTCCCAAGAAAGAG GTCTCTCCTCTACTCACCAGTGAGGTTCACAGTGTTCGAGCTGGGAGGCACTTGGCCTCAAAACTCAACATTTTGGTCCAGCAGCACTTTGACTTGGCTTCCACCACTATAACAAACATCCCcatgaag CCCACATTAAATGTTTGCGAACAG GAAGAGCAGCATGCCAACACGTCAGCTAATTACGACGTAGAGCTCCTGCATCACAGAGACGCTCATCTGGAGTTCTTTAAAAGTG GAGACTTGCACATGGCTGGCAGCAGCACTCGAGAAAACGGACTGAAAGAGACAATGACGCTGAAATGGTGCACCCCAAGAACAAACAACATAG aGCTACATTACTGCACAGGAGCATATCGCATCTCCCCAACAGACGTAAACAGTCGACCCTCGTCATGTTTAACCAACTTTCTTCTGAACG GTCGATCGGTGCTGCTGGAGCAGCCAAGGAAGTCGGGGTCAAAGGTCATCAGTCATATGCTCAGCAGCCATGGTGGTGAGATCTTCCTACATGTGCTCAACAGCAACCGCTCCATCTTAGAGGACCCGCCCTCCATTAGTGAGGGCTGCGGAGGCCGAGTGACAGACTACAGAATCACT GATTTTGGTGAATTTATGAGGGAAAACCGGCTGACTCCTGTTTCAGAGTCTTCCCATGATCCCTCTGGAAAGCTGCCAGTTGAGAGAGCCAAAGCTCAGCTGGAACGTTACACCAGATACTGGCCGATGATCATTTCCCAGACCACTATCTTCAACATGCAGGCG GTTGTTCCTCTTGCAAACCTGATAGTGAAAGAGACTCTCACTGAAGAGGACGTTCTGACCTGCCAGAAAACCGTCTACAACCTGGTGGATATGGAGAGGAAGAACGACCCACTCCCCATTTCCACAGTGGGATCCAGAGGCAAAGGTCCCAAAAG GGATGAACAGTACCGTATAATGTGGAATGAGCTGGAAACATTGGTGAAAACTCACTCCGGCGCCACAGACAGACACCAGCGAGTGCTGGACTGCATCATTGCCTGTCGCAGCAAACctccagaggaggaggaaaggaagaagagagggaggaagagggaagATAGAGAGGACAGGACAGAGAAAAATGGCAGCAAAGAGACAGAAGACAAAAGCTGGCAGGACTCCGAGAG ACTAAAAGGTTTGCTGGAGAAGGAAGAACAGGAGTCAGAGGTGATCAAAGATTCCCCGGACTCACCGGAGCCGCTCAACAAGAAGCCCCGCCTGATCGTGGAGGAGGTTCAACCTCCAGAGAGAGCAAAAGGTTCAG gtCCCGTCTccctcctctcaatgtggaccAATCGAATCACTGCAGCCAATTCCAGGAAGCACCAACAGTTTGTTGGACGTGCGAGCTCCGTTAACAGCAAGTTTGAGTTGTACCAGCATCTCAAAGACGAGAATGG GATGGATGTTCATGAGAATGGGAAGGTCTCCAGATGA
- the ints13 gene encoding integrator complex subunit 13 isoform X4, with the protein MKMFSVAHKSVFVVDHCPYMAESSRQQVECDVLTKSRAQGVIPLAPVSKSLWTCAVECSMEYCRILFDIYPKDKLVNYIVSDSEFHILNSWRREDQSTHELMSALAAVGPPNPHEEPECCSIVHGLEAAVESLCKITELQHERRTALMDTAERVANRGRIVCLTNAKSDTHVRMLEDCIQETILEKNKLAAGSDRLMAIQQCELVLVHIYPQGEDTLVSDRPKKEVSPLLTSEVHSVRAGRHLASKLNILVQQHFDLASTTITNIPMKEEQHANTSANYDVELLHHRDAHLEFFKSGDLHMAGSSTRENGLKETMTLKWCTPRTNNIELHYCTGAYRISPTDVNSRPSSCLTNFLLNGRSVLLEQPRKSGSKVISHMLSSHGGEIFLHVLNSNRSILEDPPSISEGCGGRVTDYRITDFGEFMRENRLTPVSESSHDPSGKLPVERAKAQLERYTRYWPMIISQTTIFNMQAVVPLANLIVKETLTEEDVLTCQKTVYNLVDMERKNDPLPISTVGSRGKGPKRDEQYRIMWNELETLVKTHSGATDRHQRVLDCIIACRSKPPEEEERKKRGRKREDREDRTEKNGSKETEDKSWQDSERLKGLLEKEEQESEVIKDSPDSPEPLNKKPRLIVEEVQPPERAKGPVSLLSMWTNRITAANSRKHQQFVGRASSVNSKFELYQHLKDENGMDVHENGKVSR; encoded by the exons ATGAAGATGTTCTCGGTGGCACACAAGTCTGTTTTTGTAGTGGACCACTGTCCCTACATGGCAGAATCCAGTCGTCAACAGGTGGAGTGTGATGTGTTGACAAAGAGCCGAGCACAAGGGGTTATTCCTTTGGCGCCTGTCTCTAAATCCCTGTGGACTTGTGCAGTGGAGTGCTCCATGGAGTACTGCCGGATCCTCTTCGACATTTACCCAAAGGACAAACTG GTTAATTACATTGTGAGTGACTCAGAATTTCACATATTGAACAGCTGGAGAAGGGAAGATCAGAGTACTCATGAG CTGATGTCAGCTCTGGCAGCTGTTGGGCCACCAAACCCACATGAGGAACCAGAATGTTGCAGCATCGTGCATGGACTAGAAGCTGCAGTGGAGTCCTTGTGCAAGATCACAGAATTGCAGCATGAGAGACGCACCGCTCTGATGGACACGGCTGAGAGAGTTGCCAATAGAGGCCGAATTGTCTGCTTAACCAATGCAAAAAG TGATACTCATGTGCGAATGTTGGAAGACTGCATCCAGGAAACAATTTTAGAGAAAAACAAGCTAGCAGCAGGTTCAGACAG GCTGATGGCCATCCAGCAGTGtgagctggttctggttcaCATCTACCCGCAAGGTGAGGACACGCTGGTGTCTGACCGTCCCAAGAAAGAG GTCTCTCCTCTACTCACCAGTGAGGTTCACAGTGTTCGAGCTGGGAGGCACTTGGCCTCAAAACTCAACATTTTGGTCCAGCAGCACTTTGACTTGGCTTCCACCACTATAACAAACATCCCcatgaag GAAGAGCAGCATGCCAACACGTCAGCTAATTACGACGTAGAGCTCCTGCATCACAGAGACGCTCATCTGGAGTTCTTTAAAAGTG GAGACTTGCACATGGCTGGCAGCAGCACTCGAGAAAACGGACTGAAAGAGACAATGACGCTGAAATGGTGCACCCCAAGAACAAACAACATAG aGCTACATTACTGCACAGGAGCATATCGCATCTCCCCAACAGACGTAAACAGTCGACCCTCGTCATGTTTAACCAACTTTCTTCTGAACG GTCGATCGGTGCTGCTGGAGCAGCCAAGGAAGTCGGGGTCAAAGGTCATCAGTCATATGCTCAGCAGCCATGGTGGTGAGATCTTCCTACATGTGCTCAACAGCAACCGCTCCATCTTAGAGGACCCGCCCTCCATTAGTGAGGGCTGCGGAGGCCGAGTGACAGACTACAGAATCACT GATTTTGGTGAATTTATGAGGGAAAACCGGCTGACTCCTGTTTCAGAGTCTTCCCATGATCCCTCTGGAAAGCTGCCAGTTGAGAGAGCCAAAGCTCAGCTGGAACGTTACACCAGATACTGGCCGATGATCATTTCCCAGACCACTATCTTCAACATGCAGGCG GTTGTTCCTCTTGCAAACCTGATAGTGAAAGAGACTCTCACTGAAGAGGACGTTCTGACCTGCCAGAAAACCGTCTACAACCTGGTGGATATGGAGAGGAAGAACGACCCACTCCCCATTTCCACAGTGGGATCCAGAGGCAAAGGTCCCAAAAG GGATGAACAGTACCGTATAATGTGGAATGAGCTGGAAACATTGGTGAAAACTCACTCCGGCGCCACAGACAGACACCAGCGAGTGCTGGACTGCATCATTGCCTGTCGCAGCAAACctccagaggaggaggaaaggaagaagagagggaggaagagggaagATAGAGAGGACAGGACAGAGAAAAATGGCAGCAAAGAGACAGAAGACAAAAGCTGGCAGGACTCCGAGAG ACTAAAAGGTTTGCTGGAGAAGGAAGAACAGGAGTCAGAGGTGATCAAAGATTCCCCGGACTCACCGGAGCCGCTCAACAAGAAGCCCCGCCTGATCGTGGAGGAGGTTCAACCTCCAGAGAGAGCAAAAG gtCCCGTCTccctcctctcaatgtggaccAATCGAATCACTGCAGCCAATTCCAGGAAGCACCAACAGTTTGTTGGACGTGCGAGCTCCGTTAACAGCAAGTTTGAGTTGTACCAGCATCTCAAAGACGAGAATGG GATGGATGTTCATGAGAATGGGAAGGTCTCCAGATGA
- the ints13 gene encoding integrator complex subunit 13 isoform X2 gives MKMFSVAHKSVFVVDHCPYMAESSRQQVECDVLTKSRAQGVIPLAPVSKSLWTCAVECSMEYCRILFDIYPKDKLVNYIVSDSEFHILNSWRREDQSTHELMSALAAVGPPNPHEEPECCSIVHGLEAAVESLCKITELQHERRTALMDTAERVANRGRIVCLTNAKSDTHVRMLEDCIQETILEKNKLAAGSDRLMAIQQCELVLVHIYPQGEDTLVSDRPKKEVSPLLTSEVHSVRAGRHLASKLNILVQQHFDLASTTITNIPMKPTLNVCEQEEQHANTSANYDVELLHHRDAHLEFFKSGDLHMAGSSTRENGLKETMTLKWCTPRTNNIELHYCTGAYRISPTDVNSRPSSCLTNFLLNGRSVLLEQPRKSGSKVISHMLSSHGGEIFLHVLNSNRSILEDPPSISEGCGGRVTDYRITDFGEFMRENRLTPVSESSHDPSGKLPVERAKAQLERYTRYWPMIISQTTIFNMQAVVPLANLIVKETLTEEDVLTCQKTVYNLVDMERKNDPLPISTVGSRGKGPKRDEQYRIMWNELETLVKTHSGATDRHQRVLDCIIACRSKPPEEEERKKRGRKREDREDRTEKNGSKETEDKSWQDSERLKGLLEKEEQESEVIKDSPDSPEPLNKKPRLIVEEVQPPERAKGPVSLLSMWTNRITAANSRKHQQFVGRASSVNSKFELYQHLKDENGMDVHENGKVSR, from the exons ATGAAGATGTTCTCGGTGGCACACAAGTCTGTTTTTGTAGTGGACCACTGTCCCTACATGGCAGAATCCAGTCGTCAACAGGTGGAGTGTGATGTGTTGACAAAGAGCCGAGCACAAGGGGTTATTCCTTTGGCGCCTGTCTCTAAATCCCTGTGGACTTGTGCAGTGGAGTGCTCCATGGAGTACTGCCGGATCCTCTTCGACATTTACCCAAAGGACAAACTG GTTAATTACATTGTGAGTGACTCAGAATTTCACATATTGAACAGCTGGAGAAGGGAAGATCAGAGTACTCATGAG CTGATGTCAGCTCTGGCAGCTGTTGGGCCACCAAACCCACATGAGGAACCAGAATGTTGCAGCATCGTGCATGGACTAGAAGCTGCAGTGGAGTCCTTGTGCAAGATCACAGAATTGCAGCATGAGAGACGCACCGCTCTGATGGACACGGCTGAGAGAGTTGCCAATAGAGGCCGAATTGTCTGCTTAACCAATGCAAAAAG TGATACTCATGTGCGAATGTTGGAAGACTGCATCCAGGAAACAATTTTAGAGAAAAACAAGCTAGCAGCAGGTTCAGACAG GCTGATGGCCATCCAGCAGTGtgagctggttctggttcaCATCTACCCGCAAGGTGAGGACACGCTGGTGTCTGACCGTCCCAAGAAAGAG GTCTCTCCTCTACTCACCAGTGAGGTTCACAGTGTTCGAGCTGGGAGGCACTTGGCCTCAAAACTCAACATTTTGGTCCAGCAGCACTTTGACTTGGCTTCCACCACTATAACAAACATCCCcatgaag CCCACATTAAATGTTTGCGAACAG GAAGAGCAGCATGCCAACACGTCAGCTAATTACGACGTAGAGCTCCTGCATCACAGAGACGCTCATCTGGAGTTCTTTAAAAGTG GAGACTTGCACATGGCTGGCAGCAGCACTCGAGAAAACGGACTGAAAGAGACAATGACGCTGAAATGGTGCACCCCAAGAACAAACAACATAG aGCTACATTACTGCACAGGAGCATATCGCATCTCCCCAACAGACGTAAACAGTCGACCCTCGTCATGTTTAACCAACTTTCTTCTGAACG GTCGATCGGTGCTGCTGGAGCAGCCAAGGAAGTCGGGGTCAAAGGTCATCAGTCATATGCTCAGCAGCCATGGTGGTGAGATCTTCCTACATGTGCTCAACAGCAACCGCTCCATCTTAGAGGACCCGCCCTCCATTAGTGAGGGCTGCGGAGGCCGAGTGACAGACTACAGAATCACT GATTTTGGTGAATTTATGAGGGAAAACCGGCTGACTCCTGTTTCAGAGTCTTCCCATGATCCCTCTGGAAAGCTGCCAGTTGAGAGAGCCAAAGCTCAGCTGGAACGTTACACCAGATACTGGCCGATGATCATTTCCCAGACCACTATCTTCAACATGCAGGCG GTTGTTCCTCTTGCAAACCTGATAGTGAAAGAGACTCTCACTGAAGAGGACGTTCTGACCTGCCAGAAAACCGTCTACAACCTGGTGGATATGGAGAGGAAGAACGACCCACTCCCCATTTCCACAGTGGGATCCAGAGGCAAAGGTCCCAAAAG GGATGAACAGTACCGTATAATGTGGAATGAGCTGGAAACATTGGTGAAAACTCACTCCGGCGCCACAGACAGACACCAGCGAGTGCTGGACTGCATCATTGCCTGTCGCAGCAAACctccagaggaggaggaaaggaagaagagagggaggaagagggaagATAGAGAGGACAGGACAGAGAAAAATGGCAGCAAAGAGACAGAAGACAAAAGCTGGCAGGACTCCGAGAG ACTAAAAGGTTTGCTGGAGAAGGAAGAACAGGAGTCAGAGGTGATCAAAGATTCCCCGGACTCACCGGAGCCGCTCAACAAGAAGCCCCGCCTGATCGTGGAGGAGGTTCAACCTCCAGAGAGAGCAAAAG gtCCCGTCTccctcctctcaatgtggaccAATCGAATCACTGCAGCCAATTCCAGGAAGCACCAACAGTTTGTTGGACGTGCGAGCTCCGTTAACAGCAAGTTTGAGTTGTACCAGCATCTCAAAGACGAGAATGG GATGGATGTTCATGAGAATGGGAAGGTCTCCAGATGA